Proteins from one Pagrus major chromosome 1, Pma_NU_1.0 genomic window:
- the LOC140996476 gene encoding poliovirus receptor-like produces the protein MNMASIVIFIFTVIYITAGNANTGFVNVQCKTENVGQYGQLSLLECAVETSQEVTDLVIRAVSWKKEGVDDPLLVFHQGETTNQPDYSFAELSWNTKNMNVSLHITNTAVEDQGVYTCTVITDRGVTTTETSLKVTAKYSKPTIISEPETITQSTGGTLVCNSVGGYPKGQIRWFGELNEDWTKSAEMEVKQTKSGLFDLSSKLTLLQGSTYSKYKCAVFNTSGGKEDEATFEVPEGRDTSGYSGTGSRR, from the exons ATGAACATGGCCTCCATTGTCATCTTCATTTTCACTGTCATCTACATCACTGCAGGAAATGCAAATACTG GCTTTGTAAATGTGCAATGCAAGACTGAAAACGTGGGACAGTATGGCCAGCTGTCACTGCTGGAGTGTGCTGTCGAAACTTCTCAAGAGGTAACAGACTTAGTAATCCGGGCAGTCAGTTGGAAGAAAGAGGGAGTTGACGATCCCTTACTGGTTTTTCACCAAGGGGAAACTACAAACCAGCCAGACTACTCGTTTGCTGAACTATCCTGGAACACCAAGAACATGAATGTATCCCTGCACATCACCAACACTGCTGTGGAGGATCAGGGAGTTTATACATGTACAGTGATAACAGACAGAGGTGTTACAACCACCGAGACCAGCCTTAAAGTCACAG CCAAATACAGCAAACCAACTATAATCTCTGAACCTGAGACGATAACTCAAAGTACAGGTGGTACCCTGGTCTGTAACTCTGTTGGTGGCTACCCGAAAGGTCAGATTCGCTGGTTTGGTGAGCTGAACGAGGATTGGACGAAGAGCGCTGAAATGGAGGTGAAGCAGACAAAAAGTGGTCTGTTTGACCTCTCGAGCAAGCTGACTCTACTGCAAGGATCCACTTACTCCAAGTATAAATGTGCAGTGTTCAACACCAGTGGAGGCAAAGAGGATGAGGCCACGTTTGAAGTACCAGAGGGACGAGACACATCAGGCTATTCAG
- the LOC140999953 gene encoding tyrosine-protein phosphatase non-receptor type substrate 1-like isoform X1, with the protein MNMASIVIFIFTVIYITAGNANTGFVNVQCKTENVGQYGQLSLLECAVKTSQEETDLEIRAVSWKKEGVDEPLLVFHRGGTTKQPGYSFAEPSWNSKNMNVSLHITNTAVEDQGVYTCTVVTDRGVITTETSLKVTAKYSKPNIITEPEKITQSTGGTLVCNSVGGYPKGQIRWFGELNEEWTKSAEMEVKQTKSGLFDLSSRLTLLQGSTYSKYKCAVFNTSGGKEDEATFEVPEGRDTSNHSAKYSKPTIISEPEKITQSTGGTLVCNSVGGYPKGQIRWFGELNEDWTKSAEMEVKQTKIGLFNLSSKLTLLQGSTYSKYKCAVFNTSGGKEDEATFEVPEGRDASGRLVVIGSLIVLLVVIVILYRRRYRRGH; encoded by the exons GCTTTGTAAATGTGCAATGCAAGACTGAAAACGTGGGACAGTATGGCCAGCTGTCACTGCTGGAGTGTGCCGTCAAAACTTCTCAAGAGGAAACAGACTTAGAAATCCGGGCAGTCAGTTGGAAGAAAGAGGGAGTTGACGAGCCCTTACTGGTTTTTCACCGAGGGGGAACTACAAAACAGCCAGGCTACTCGTTTGCTGAACCATCCTGGAACAGCAAGAACATGAATGTATCCCTGCACATCACCAACACTGCTGTGGAGGATCAGGGAGTTTATACATGTACGGTGGTGACAGACAGAGGTGTTATAACCACCGAGACCAGCCTTAAAGTCACAG CCAAATACAGCAAACCAAATATAATCACCGAACCTGAGAAGATAACTCAAAGTACAGGTGGTACCCTGGTCTGTAACTCTGTTGGTGGCTACCCGAAAGGTCAGATTCGCTGGTTTGGTGAGCTGAACGAGGAATGGACGAAGAGCGCTGAAATGGAGGTGAAGCAGACAAAAAGTGGTCTGTTTGACCTCTCGAGCAGGCTGACTCTGCTGCAAGGATCCACTTACTCCAAGTATAAATGTGCAGTGTTCAACACCAGTGGAGGCAAAGAGGATGAGGCCACGTTTGAAGTACCAGAAGGACGAGACACATCAAACCATTCAG CCAAATACAGCAAACCAACTATAATCTCCGAACCTGAGAAGATAACTCAAAGTACAGGTGGTACCCTAGTCTGTAACTCTGTTGGTGGCTACCCGAAAGGTCAGATTCGCTGGTTTGGTGAGCTGAACGAGGATTGGACGAAGAGCGCTGAAATGGAGGTGAAGCAGACAAAAATTGGTCTGTTTAACCTCTCGAGCAAGCTGACTCTGCTGCAAGGATCCACTTACTCCAAGTATAAATGTGCAGTGTTCAACACCAGTGGAGGCAAAGAAGATGAGGCCACGTTTGAAGTACCAGAGGGACGAGATGCATCAGGCCGTTTAG TGGTCATCGGATCGCTGATCGTATTGCTGGTGGTGATTGTGATCCTTTACAGAAGGCGATATCGAC GAGGTCATTAG
- the LOC140999953 gene encoding poliovirus receptor-like isoform X2 produces MNMASIVIFIFTVIYITAGNANTGFVNVQCKTENVGQYGQLSLLECAVKTSQEETDLEIRAVSWKKEGVDEPLLVFHRGGTTKQPGYSFAEPSWNSKNMNVSLHITNTAVEDQGVYTCTVVTDRGVITTETSLKVTAKYSKPTIISEPEKITQSTGGTLVCNSVGGYPKGQIRWFGELNEDWTKSAEMEVKQTKIGLFNLSSKLTLLQGSTYSKYKCAVFNTSGGKEDEATFEVPEGRDASGRLVVIGSLIVLLVVIVILYRRRYRRGH; encoded by the exons GCTTTGTAAATGTGCAATGCAAGACTGAAAACGTGGGACAGTATGGCCAGCTGTCACTGCTGGAGTGTGCCGTCAAAACTTCTCAAGAGGAAACAGACTTAGAAATCCGGGCAGTCAGTTGGAAGAAAGAGGGAGTTGACGAGCCCTTACTGGTTTTTCACCGAGGGGGAACTACAAAACAGCCAGGCTACTCGTTTGCTGAACCATCCTGGAACAGCAAGAACATGAATGTATCCCTGCACATCACCAACACTGCTGTGGAGGATCAGGGAGTTTATACATGTACGGTGGTGACAGACAGAGGTGTTATAACCACCGAGACCAGCCTTAAAGTCACAG CCAAATACAGCAAACCAACTATAATCTCCGAACCTGAGAAGATAACTCAAAGTACAGGTGGTACCCTAGTCTGTAACTCTGTTGGTGGCTACCCGAAAGGTCAGATTCGCTGGTTTGGTGAGCTGAACGAGGATTGGACGAAGAGCGCTGAAATGGAGGTGAAGCAGACAAAAATTGGTCTGTTTAACCTCTCGAGCAAGCTGACTCTGCTGCAAGGATCCACTTACTCCAAGTATAAATGTGCAGTGTTCAACACCAGTGGAGGCAAAGAAGATGAGGCCACGTTTGAAGTACCAGAGGGACGAGATGCATCAGGCCGTTTAG TGGTCATCGGATCGCTGATCGTATTGCTGGTGGTGATTGTGATCCTTTACAGAAGGCGATATCGAC GAGGTCATTAG